A genomic window from Anas platyrhynchos isolate ZD024472 breed Pekin duck chromosome 13, IASCAAS_PekinDuck_T2T, whole genome shotgun sequence includes:
- the LOC113845075 gene encoding uncharacterized protein, whose translation MAEQAVRLQPMEYHSGAGFHAVAHGRGHGGAGDLSGTSEHGPVLVPQGDPPTLGRPFSGQLHARFVRLVPARWHCRPLLPVCKRLLGRRESPGPCSNPLWELRDGKKHPALFGGSCSVLCLLAGVAVGDGSPASVLGPRRARHQARRGQSSQRTSAILQEILQELEGAQGADGEAVQKEALPRGNTLPGSEGAPEAAPATVPPVLSEPGEARHTGVFQFFQENPGAAGERSASASAGAAVRKHCLVSAAAIVGSLLFGTLLCCGVIRLRRRRQQRLSAASEARAPRRAQRQRPPPGPGRAHPSRLQRDRPSALQPPWIPPPRPPPPSRPSCQGWGRPPGVQGSGGVRTGSRPAACPNKALHPNRQCPGCASPRAKWPGEGEATRSVPTPKRDADGTRTFAVAGSRASSSGEHF comes from the exons atggcgGAGCAGGCTGTCcgcctgcagcccatggagtaccacagtggagcagggtttcacgctgtAGCCCATGGAAGAggccacggtggagcag GTGATTTGTCCGGGACGTCCGAGCATGGTCCTGTCCTCGTGCCCCAGGGCGATCCCCCAA ctctggggaggcccttctctgggcagctGCACGCACGCTTCGTTCGTCTTGTCCCGGCACGCTGGCACTGCAGGCCCCTGCTGCCTGTTTGCAAGAGGCTcctgggcaggagggagagcCCAGGGCCGTGCAGCAATCCCCTGTGGGAGCTGCGTGATGGGAAGAAGCATCCCGCCCTGTTTGGTGGGAGctgctctgttctgtgtttgcttgCAGGTGTGGCTGTAGGCGACGGCTCTCCAGCTTCTGTGCTGGGTCCTCGAAGAGCAAGGCATCAAGCGAGAAGAGGCCAAAGCTCCCAGAGGACCTCGGCTATCCTGCAGGAAatcctgcaggaactggagggAGCACAGG GGGCGGACGGAGAGGCTGTGCAGAAGGAGGCGCTTCCCAGGGGAAACACGCTGCCAGGCTCGGAGGGAGCGCCAGAGGCAGCGCCAGCGACCGTCCCGCCAG TGCTCTCGGAGCCCGGAGAAGCCCGCCACACCGGGGTGTTCCAATTTTTTCAAGAGAATCCAG GTGCAGCTGGCGAGAGGAGCGCGAGTGCCTCGGCCGGTGCCGCCGTGCGCAAGCACTGCCTCGTGAGCGCGGCGGCAATCGTGGGCTCCCTGCTCTTCGGCACGCTTCTGTGCTGCGGGGTCATCCGGCTGCGCAGGAGAAGACAGCA GCGCCTCTCCGCAGCCTCGGAAGCCCGGGCACCGAGACGGGCCCAGCGCCAGCGGCCGCCACCCGGGCCTGGACGAGCGCACCCCAGCCGGCTGCAGCGCGACCGGCCCAGCGCCCTCCAGCCCCCGTGGATaccacccccccggcccccaccaCCGTCCCGGCcctcctgccagggctgggggcggcccCCCGGCGTGCAGGGCAGCGGGGGGGTGAGGACTGGCAGCCGTCCGGCAGCTTGTCCGAATAAAGCTCTGCACCCGAATCGCCAGTGTCCAGGCTGTGCTTCGCCTCGCGCTAAGTGGCCAGGGGAGGGAGAAGCTACAA GGTCAGTGCCCACGCCCAAGCGCGATGCTGATGGCACCCGAACATTTGCtgtagcaggcagcagagccagcagctcaggggaGCACTTTTGA